One Nothobranchius furzeri strain GRZ-AD chromosome 7, NfurGRZ-RIMD1, whole genome shotgun sequence genomic window, GGAGCAAGTTTGTGCCAAGTAGACGCGGTTTTTGGCTCAAACAACCAGACATATTTCCTCTCATTCGCTCGTGAGTTCTTGTGTAAGCGGATTGTCTTCTGCTTCTTTCAGAGTTGATGCTGTTTATGTGAAATGGGTCGCCGCAAATCCAAAAGAAAGCCTCCCCCTAAGAAAAAGATGACAGGGGACTTGGAAAATCAGTTCACCTGCCCATTTTGCAACCACGAGAAGTCATGTGATGTCAAAATGTAAATTCACCTGCCATCAAAACACAACTGTTGTAGTGATTTTTCATCTCTTTTAGGAGTCTGTTAATCTGATAGAGTTCCTTGAATTCCAACAGGGAAAGAAGCAGGAACACTGGGGTAATATCATGTTCCGTCTGCTTAGAGGAGTTCCAGACTCCCATCACCTGTATCCTTTCTCCCATCCGTAGGTGAAGTCTATTAATGGGCTGTCAGAGTTCATCTAACCAAATTATTAAATGAGCAATCTCTCATATTAACTAGATATATAACATTAGACCTAATTGTGGTTAATTTCTAGTGTAGTCAAGTAAAAATATTGATTTActgttttagacttcagaagctaAAGATCAACATGTTTATGGCTGTTGATAGTTACAACTATCAACAGAGAGCAGGAGCACAGGGTCACCCTCACAAGTAGCAGTGTACAGAGGACGaggtaaaaataaagaaaatgttatCCACAGTTCCATCTCCTGATTAATTCATGACACAGATTCAGAATTGTATTTTATCTGATGGAAACTGCTGGTTATTCTGTATTTGCTTTTAACTTTATTTCATAGAATTAGATTTCTTTGGTTTTTCCTTAATCTGTTACTCTTTAGATCTGTCTGAACCAGTTGATGTGTACAGTGACTGGATAGATGCGTGTGAAGCAGCCAATCAGTAGCCCTCGTAGAGTTAAATGCATCTCAGGAAAGCCGAGAAGAAGAGTGTGTGGCCGGTGGGGTGTGTCCACTCAACGCCACAGACTATTTCAGTTATGTCATTCAGAGGTTTAATAGCTCTGTGATCAAAATTTTACTTTATGGGGTCTTCAGCAAAACTGTGCTCAGAGTAATTTGTGAAATCCAAAGTTTTCCTCTTCTGTTGAAACAATTAGGCCCACAGCTGTAGCTTTAACTACATTTTTCCTTGTCAGGATAGTTTTTGTTTTGTCTCACAATCAGACGggctttctgtttttttttttctacattatTGGATGAGTCTGCAATTAATGAAGAATTTcaaaaaaatagttttaaaatacaaaaaagtcCTAATTTATAGATTATTTGGGTTATTTTAAGCATAATAACCACAGCTTTATATGACAGATCTGTAAAGTAAGGAAAGAGGAAAATTTTGGTATTTTATTGTGAAATGCAAACTGTGCAAAACTCACGAGCAACAGGAAAAAGACCCATAAACAGGCAGAAGTTGATCATTCCAGAAACTTGAACAATGAGGTCCTACAGATGTGAACGCAGCAGCAGGATCTTCTTACCGTCTGCAGAGAATCAGCAGGAGGAAGTCGC contains:
- the LOC107382225 gene encoding transcription elongation factor 1 homolog; translated protein: MGRRKSKRKPPPKKKMTGDLENQFTCPFCNHEKSCDVKMERSRNTGVISCSVCLEEFQTPITYLSEPVDVYSDWIDACEAANQ